The Patescibacteria group bacterium genomic interval CTAATTTTACAATTTATCCTACCAGTACTGCCGTGGAAAGTTTTATTATCAAATATATCTACCCGGAAAAAGGCCTTGAAAATATTTTGGGTTTTGATGTCTATTCAGAAATGAATAGAAAGCAACCGGCGGAGTTGGCCAGAAATAGCGGTCAAATAACCGTTACAAATAGAATTTCACTTTTGCCGGATAACAGCCCTGGGATTTTGTTATTAGCTCCAATTTATAGGAATGGTGCTACTATTATTAGTGAAACGGATCGTCGGGTAAACACAGTTGGTTTTGTCAGTGTAACCATAATAGCGAATGACTTTTTTTCTAATATTTTATCCAGGATTAATCTTGATTGGCATCAATTTGATTTAAGCGTTTACGATTCTATCGACGGAAATTATAATAAAGAAATGCTGTACTATGATTCTGACGTTAGAAACAATGATTTTCAGCAATCGGGGTTTATCAAGGAAGTGCCGTTTAGCGTAGCCGATCACATCTGGGTTTTACGTTATTGGGGGCTGGACAATTATGGCCTGACTTGGGGAGAAATGATCTTACCCTGGCTATTTTTATTTTTTGGCGTTCTTATCAGTTTTTTGGCGGCCGTTGTGGTTTACTTTTTGGCTAATTCTCAAATCAAAGCCACTGAATTAGCCGAAACGATCACTATGGACTTGCGGGAAAGCGAAGAAAAATTTAAGGCGATTGCCCAAGCGATACAAGACGCCATAATCATGATGGATGATAAGGGGCTGGTAGTCTTCTGGAATCAGGCGGCGGAAAGGATTCTGGGTTATAGCAGTGCTGAGATTATGGGCAAGTACTTCCATAAAATAGTTGCCACAGAAAAAGGACATCAAACTAAGAAAAATAATATTTTGCAGTTCGGCAAGACGGGAGAGTCAAATGTTATCGGTAGTTTATTGGAATTATCGGTAAAGAAGAAAAACGGCGAATTAATCACTGTAGAATTATCCGTGGCGCGAGTCAAAATTAAGGGCAAATGGCATGCGGTTGGCGTGATGCGCGATATTACGGAGAAGAAAAAAGTAACTGATGCCTTAGCCAGTCGTAGCGAGGAATTGGAGCGAATAAATAAATTGATGATCGGCCGGGAGATGAAAATGATTGAATTAAAGAAAAGAATAGAAGATCTAAAGAAAACAGAAAAAAACATATGAAAAAATATTTAAACATTATTTTGGTTTTGGCTATAGTTCTAATTCTTATTGTTGCTGCCGTTGGCGCTTATTGGAGTTTAAGATTATCCAAACAATCAGTCATCCCTAATAATTTGGGTGAAATTACTTATGGCTGGGATGAGTGGCCAGGAATTTTGCCGTATCTGGTGGCGCAAGAAAAAGGCCTGTTTTCAGCCAACGGCTTAAAGGTGAGAATGGTCAAATCAGAAACTAACAGCCAGCTGGTTTCCGAGTTGATTAATGGGCAGATTGATTTTGTTGGCGACATTACTATGGTAGATGTTTTAAAAGCTCAATCCCAAGGGAATAAATTGCAAATTATAAATGTAACCGACTACTCTAATGGCGGCGATGGCATTGTTGCCAGAAAATCGATCGTCAGCATAGCCGACTTGAAGGGTAAAAAAGTAGCAGTAGAACAAGGATCTTTGAGTGAGAAATTACTTTTTTATGCCTTGGAAAAAAATAATCTTAAATTGCAGGATGTGCAGAGGGTGAGTTTGCCGGCGGCGGAAGCGGCCCAAGCTTTCATTAGAGGAGAGGTGGATGCCGTCGTTACTTATGACCCGGGATTAAGCGAGGCTGTAGCGGCCGGCGGAGTAAAAATTTTTTCTACCGCCTTGGCTCCGGGGCTGATTATTGATGTCGGGGTGATGCGTCAGGATTTTATTGACAGCGAACCGGAAAAAGTCAAAGCCGTATTGCGGGCTTATTTTCAGGCCCTGGAATATATAAAAAATAATCCCGAGGAATCATACGCCATCGGCATTAAATACTTTAATGTCAGCGAACAGGAGTTTATCGGTTATTTGTCCGGTCTCCAGTTAGTTGATTTACGAGGCAATTTATCAGCCATGTCTTATACCTCCGGTTATGAATCGTTATATGGCAATGGCGTTTTGGCTAACCGTTACCTGCGAAGTATCGGTGCTATTGGCTCCGACGTTGACGTTGTCGGAGTCATTAGGCCGGAATTTGTCCGTATCCTATCACGATAACCTTAAACGGTTGATTTTATGAAGTTATTATTGAAAATTATTTCTATTTTTACTGCCATCTCCGTTATTGCTATCGGTACGATGCTGTATTTAATTTATACCTCGGTTGGCGGAACCCTGCATTCTTCCCGCGCGGAAATCCAGCATGTTAATGCCGGGCAGTTATTGGGGAATATTGATCAAGTTATTTATGAACGCTACTTGGATATTCAGTTGATTTCCGGATCGGTGCCCTTAAAGAAGTTGCTAACTGGCCAGACGAACACCTTAAGCGAAGTTAAACAGAGAATGAGTGAATTTTTGCTTCTAACCGGACCTTGGTACGATCTGGAAGTCGTAACTATAAACGGTTTAGTTGTCTATTCTACTGATGACGAAGAATTAGGTGAAAATATAGATGATCATCCCGCCGATTCCCTGGCTTTCATGCAAGCCCAAAACGGGCAGGTTTATTATTCCGATCTGCTAACAGATGAAAACAATCAAAAGCCGACAATCATTTTTGCCGCTCCGGTAATTGATGACAATAAAATTGTCGGCGTAGTCTTGGGGCGTTTTGCTTGGCCGGCAATACTGGATTTTTTATCAACCAGCGGTTTTGATCGCATTTATTTGTATAACAAAGATAAGATACTGATTGGCAGCGGCGATTATGCCAATCTGGTTAATATCCTGAATCAAAAGCAATCAACGGCTCTGGCTAACCTTACTCCAACTAAAGACAGCGCCACCGTCAAAGAGCAAATCAATGGCGATTTAGTGGAATTTTTGGCTAGCAGCGCTTATTCTGACGGTTATCTGGCTTATTCGGGTAATGGTTGGCAGTTAGTGATTGAAACGCCGACGGAAAATATTTTTTTTGCCGTTAATAGGGCTATTACCTTTCAACTGCTCATCATTATAGCCGTTATTGCCTCGGCGTTATTATTATTTTTATTGTTTATTTTTCATTTTATTGTCAGGCCGATCCTGGCTTTAACTCGCGTAGCGCAGTCCGTAGCCGAAGGCGATTTGACTAAGAAAGTCCCGGTGGTTTCTAATGATGAATTGGGCGCCCTAACTAAAACTTTTAATGCCATGGTGGATGAATTAAGGGGGAATTATGGCAAATTAGAACAGCGGGTAGCAGAAAAAACCAAAAGTTTGTCAGAAACCCTGATTCAATTGAAGAAAAATAATGAGTCATTGGCAGCAACCCAGAAGTCGGTCTTAAATGTTTTAGAAGATGTGGAGGAAGAAAAGAAAACATCCGAAGCTTTAGCCAAAGATTTGGAGAAGTTCCGTCTGGCTGTGGCTGAAGCGTCGGATCATATTGTCATTACCGATAAGGAGGGCATAGTAATCTTTGCCAATAAGGGCGTAGAGGGCATCACTGGTTTTTCTAATTCCGAGGTGGTGGGCCAAAAAGTCGGCACCAAAAAGTTATGGGGCGGTTTAATGGACAAAAATTTTTATGAGAAGATGTGGCATACCATTAAGGTGGATAAAAAACCTTTTGCCGGCGAAATAGATAATAAGCGTAAGAATGGCGAGCTTTATACCGCCTTTGCCAGTATCACCCCCATTCTTGATAGAAAAGGGGAGGTGGAATTTTTTGTTGCCCTGGAACGTGATATTACCAAAGAGAAACAGATTGACAAGGCCAAAACTGAATTTGTATCTTTGGCTAGTCATCAGTTGCGTACCCCCTTGTCGGCGATTAACTGGTATGCAGAAATGCTTCTGGCGGGCGACGCGGGAAAATTAAATACCGAACAGGATAAGTATATCAAGGAGATTTATAACGGTAATCAGCGTATGGTAGCATTAGTCAATGCTCTGCTGAATGTTTCCCGAATTGAGCTTGGAACTTTTGCCGTTGAACCGCAGCCGACTGATTTTTCCGCTGTCGCTAAGAGTGTTATTGGTGAGGTTCAGCCGCAAATCAAAGAGAAAAAAATTAATTTTAGTTTCAATTACGATAAAACCTTGCCACTAATAGAAGCTGATCCAAAATTGGTTAGGATTTTAATCCAGAATTTATTGACTAATGCCATCAAGTATACTCCCGTCAATGGAAAAATATCAATAACCCTGATTAAGAAAGGCAGTAATGTGGAAATCAGCGTAGCTGATACGGGCTATGGTATCCCAGAAGCCGCCAAGCATAAGATTTTTGAAAAATTATACCGGGCCGACAATGTTAGAGAAAAAGAAACAGAGGGTACTGGCTTAGGATTGTATATCGTCAAGAATATCGTCGATCAGGATAGCGGCAAAGTTTGGTTTGAATCGGAGGAAAATAAAGGATCTATTTTTCATATTAGCTTACCGCTCAAGGGTATGAATAAAAAAACCGGCTCTAAGGAGTTGATGCCGAATTAATCATAATAATATGAATGAACAAAAAACTATTTTAGTGGTAGAAGATGAAAGGCCGCTGGTCGAGGCGATTAAAATCAAACTGGAGAAAAGCGGTTTTGCCGTCACGACAGCCAGGACCGTTAAGCAGGCTTTGCAATACTTGGAGGAAGGCGTAAAAATAGACGTTATTTGGCTGGATCATTATTTGCTGGGTCAGGAGAATGGTTTGGATTTAGTGGCTAAAATAAAGGAAGAAGATTCGGCCTGGAAAGCCATACCGATCTTTGTCGTTTCCAATACGGCTACGCCCGATAAAGTTCAGAGTTATTTGCGTTTGGGTGTAAATAAGTATTATACTAAAGCTGATTTTCGTTTGGAGTTGATTATTAAGGATATCAAAGACTTCCTAAAACAAGGAGAATAATTAAACATATGAAAAAAATTCTTATCGTTGAGGATGAGCCGTCATTGGCCGAGGCTCTAAAACAGAAATTAACTAAGGAAAAGTTTAATGTTGCAGTAGCCAAGGATGGCGGTGAGGGCTTGGCTTTATCTTTAGAAATTAAGCCCGATCTAATTTTATTGGATATCGTCATGCCGGTTATGGACGGCTTAACAATGCTGGAGAAATTACGTGAGGATAAGTGGGGTAAAAACGTACCGGTTATCATCTTGTCTAACCTTAATGAAGCGGACAAAACGGCCGAGGTTATGAAAAGCGGTGT includes:
- a CDS encoding CHASE domain-containing protein, giving the protein MKYKTLRSHVLPIFIFIIGLSLSLAAFFYMSNILKHQAQLKFETQVQDVTGLIGAMINRDIYVLNGLKGLFVASQSVERNEFYDYLDQLDLAQNYPGINTINYWEKVKLEDTDKFIEQVRQDKSVELNGYPNFTIYPTSTAVESFIIKYIYPEKGLENILGFDVYSEMNRKQPAELARNSGQITVTNRISLLPDNSPGILLLAPIYRNGATIISETDRRVNTVGFVSVTIIANDFFSNILSRINLDWHQFDLSVYDSIDGNYNKEMLYYDSDVRNNDFQQSGFIKEVPFSVADHIWVLRYWGLDNYGLTWGEMILPWLFLFFGVLISFLAAVVVYFLANSQIKATELAETITMDLRESEEKFKAIAQAIQDAIIMMDDKGLVVFWNQAAERILGYSSAEIMGKYFHKIVATEKGHQTKKNNILQFGKTGESNVIGSLLELSVKKKNGELITVELSVARVKIKGKWHAVGVMRDITEKKKVTDALASRSEELERINKLMIGREMKMIELKKRIEDLKKTEKNI
- a CDS encoding ABC transporter substrate-binding protein, giving the protein MKKYLNIILVLAIVLILIVAAVGAYWSLRLSKQSVIPNNLGEITYGWDEWPGILPYLVAQEKGLFSANGLKVRMVKSETNSQLVSELINGQIDFVGDITMVDVLKAQSQGNKLQIINVTDYSNGGDGIVARKSIVSIADLKGKKVAVEQGSLSEKLLFYALEKNNLKLQDVQRVSLPAAEAAQAFIRGEVDAVVTYDPGLSEAVAAGGVKIFSTALAPGLIIDVGVMRQDFIDSEPEKVKAVLRAYFQALEYIKNNPEESYAIGIKYFNVSEQEFIGYLSGLQLVDLRGNLSAMSYTSGYESLYGNGVLANRYLRSIGAIGSDVDVVGVIRPEFVRILSR
- a CDS encoding ATP-binding protein, yielding MKLLLKIISIFTAISVIAIGTMLYLIYTSVGGTLHSSRAEIQHVNAGQLLGNIDQVIYERYLDIQLISGSVPLKKLLTGQTNTLSEVKQRMSEFLLLTGPWYDLEVVTINGLVVYSTDDEELGENIDDHPADSLAFMQAQNGQVYYSDLLTDENNQKPTIIFAAPVIDDNKIVGVVLGRFAWPAILDFLSTSGFDRIYLYNKDKILIGSGDYANLVNILNQKQSTALANLTPTKDSATVKEQINGDLVEFLASSAYSDGYLAYSGNGWQLVIETPTENIFFAVNRAITFQLLIIIAVIASALLLFLLFIFHFIVRPILALTRVAQSVAEGDLTKKVPVVSNDELGALTKTFNAMVDELRGNYGKLEQRVAEKTKSLSETLIQLKKNNESLAATQKSVLNVLEDVEEEKKTSEALAKDLEKFRLAVAEASDHIVITDKEGIVIFANKGVEGITGFSNSEVVGQKVGTKKLWGGLMDKNFYEKMWHTIKVDKKPFAGEIDNKRKNGELYTAFASITPILDRKGEVEFFVALERDITKEKQIDKAKTEFVSLASHQLRTPLSAINWYAEMLLAGDAGKLNTEQDKYIKEIYNGNQRMVALVNALLNVSRIELGTFAVEPQPTDFSAVAKSVIGEVQPQIKEKKINFSFNYDKTLPLIEADPKLVRILIQNLLTNAIKYTPVNGKISITLIKKGSNVEISVADTGYGIPEAAKHKIFEKLYRADNVREKETEGTGLGLYIVKNIVDQDSGKVWFESEENKGSIFHISLPLKGMNKKTGSKELMPN
- a CDS encoding response regulator — translated: MNEQKTILVVEDERPLVEAIKIKLEKSGFAVTTARTVKQALQYLEEGVKIDVIWLDHYLLGQENGLDLVAKIKEEDSAWKAIPIFVVSNTATPDKVQSYLRLGVNKYYTKADFRLELIIKDIKDFLKQGE
- a CDS encoding response regulator; protein product: MKKILIVEDEPSLAEALKQKLTKEKFNVAVAKDGGEGLALSLEIKPDLILLDIVMPVMDGLTMLEKLREDKWGKNVPVIILSNLNEADKTAEVMKSGVYDYLVKSDWKLEDLVKKVREKIK